In one window of Rhodopseudomonas palustris HaA2 DNA:
- a CDS encoding hemerythrin domain-containing protein yields the protein MSRMIELLHDEHRNIAKLLNVIEHELSVFDRRERPDYEIFQAIIQYFREYPEACHHPKEDVVYQILKERNPAVAGAVGDVEAEHELEGERLDRFAKVVEDVLADQELPREAFHAAAQEFLEHQRRHMAKEEQLLFPAALETLTDDDWARIDARIEERKDPMFDGETASKFHNLYATILRWEQETQEDRSRAAAAAVR from the coding sequence ATGTCACGAATGATTGAATTACTTCACGACGAGCACCGCAACATCGCGAAGCTGCTCAACGTCATCGAACACGAACTCAGCGTGTTCGATCGTCGCGAACGGCCCGACTACGAGATCTTCCAGGCCATCATCCAGTACTTCCGCGAGTATCCGGAGGCCTGCCATCATCCGAAGGAGGATGTGGTCTACCAGATCCTCAAGGAACGCAACCCGGCCGTCGCCGGCGCCGTCGGCGACGTCGAAGCCGAGCACGAGCTGGAGGGCGAACGCCTCGACCGTTTCGCCAAGGTGGTCGAGGACGTCCTCGCCGACCAGGAATTGCCGCGCGAGGCCTTCCACGCCGCCGCCCAGGAGTTCCTCGAGCATCAACGCCGCCACATGGCGAAAGAGGAACAGTTGCTGTTCCCGGCCGCGCTCGAGACCCTGACCGACGATGACTGGGCCAGGATCGACGCGCGGATCGAGGAGCGCAAGGACCCGATGTTCGACGGCGAGACCGCGAGCAAGTTCCACAACCTCTACGCGACCATTCTGCGCTGGGAGCAGGAAACCCAGGAAGACCGCAGCAGGGCCGCGGCGGCCGCCGTGCGCTGA
- the queD gene encoding 6-carboxytetrahydropterin synthase QueD: MKITQAFRFEAAHQLPNVPETHRCRRMHGHSYRVELQLSGPINPTTGFVLDFFEIEAAFGPLLARLDHYCLNDIEGLENPTAENIAIWIWDRTKPGLPALSNVRVYETPDCWADYAGEDTGV, translated from the coding sequence ATGAAAATCACCCAAGCATTCAGGTTCGAAGCCGCCCACCAATTGCCCAATGTCCCGGAAACGCACCGCTGTCGGCGGATGCACGGGCATTCCTATCGCGTCGAGCTGCAGCTCTCGGGGCCCATCAACCCGACGACCGGCTTCGTGCTCGATTTCTTCGAGATCGAGGCGGCGTTCGGGCCGCTGCTGGCGCGGCTCGACCATTATTGCCTGAACGACATCGAGGGACTCGAAAATCCGACCGCGGAAAATATCGCGATCTGGATCTGGGATCGAACCAAGCCCGGCTTGCCGGCGCTGTCGAACGTCCGGGTCTACGAGACGCCGGATTGCTGGGCCGACTACGCCGGTGAAGACACCGGCGTCTGA
- a CDS encoding GGDEF domain-containing protein has translation MLSVPTLWVVFLINFLALGLVWTHVMRSYPNFTPARYWTAACFVVSLGAGFGMLRGVMDTKVPLIVGGSTVVLAAYLIAMGVFCFYGRHMSWRLALGATAACSAGLGFFLLVIDSMMMRILIYSVAQAVPIAMTLPLMLSRSGRRNPGARMAAAVAIAMLLVYAVRSGAAIIGVGGELSVVNFNDFQASLVLMLVFLSMTLNFSFLLMAIDRLRSEVESLALIDDLTGIANRRHLLQRMVAQCRTAMQTGEPFTVLAIDLDGFKAINDGHGHAAGDECLRRFSGAAQARLRPGDLFARTGGDEFCVVMPATTLREGAMVARHILEESRALSTQGGDAASAIAIAASIGVAQWTPQVGLHPDRLIAAADAALYNAKKLGKDRYAIHEPKLEPLPPFLEPVRKIA, from the coding sequence ATGTTGAGCGTCCCGACACTCTGGGTGGTCTTTCTGATCAACTTCCTCGCGCTGGGTCTGGTCTGGACCCACGTGATGCGGAGCTATCCGAACTTCACACCGGCGCGCTACTGGACCGCGGCCTGCTTTGTGGTTTCACTCGGCGCGGGCTTCGGGATGCTGCGGGGCGTGATGGACACCAAGGTGCCCCTCATCGTCGGCGGCAGCACCGTCGTTCTGGCCGCCTATCTGATCGCAATGGGCGTCTTCTGCTTTTACGGCCGGCACATGAGCTGGCGGCTCGCCCTCGGCGCGACCGCAGCCTGCAGCGCGGGTCTCGGCTTCTTCCTGCTCGTGATCGATTCGATGATGATGCGGATCCTGATCTATTCGGTGGCCCAGGCGGTCCCGATCGCGATGACGTTGCCACTGATGCTGTCGCGCAGCGGCCGCCGCAATCCCGGCGCGCGGATGGCCGCAGCGGTGGCGATCGCGATGCTGCTGGTCTACGCGGTCCGCTCCGGGGCTGCGATCATCGGCGTCGGCGGCGAATTGTCGGTGGTCAATTTCAATGACTTTCAGGCTTCGCTGGTGCTGATGCTGGTGTTCCTGTCGATGACGCTGAACTTCTCGTTCCTGCTGATGGCGATCGACCGGCTGCGCTCCGAAGTCGAGAGCCTCGCGCTGATCGACGACCTCACCGGCATCGCCAACCGCCGCCATTTGCTGCAGCGGATGGTGGCGCAGTGTCGGACCGCGATGCAGACCGGCGAGCCGTTCACGGTGCTGGCGATCGACCTCGACGGCTTCAAGGCGATCAATGACGGCCACGGTCACGCCGCCGGCGACGAGTGCCTGCGCCGGTTCTCCGGCGCCGCGCAGGCGCGGCTGCGTCCCGGCGACCTGTTTGCGCGCACCGGTGGCGACGAGTTCTGCGTGGTGATGCCGGCGACCACCCTGCGCGAAGGCGCGATGGTCGCCCGCCACATCCTCGAAGAAAGCCGCGCGCTCTCGACCCAAGGCGGCGATGCGGCCAGCGCCATCGCCATCGCCGCTTCGATCGGCGTCGCGCAGTGGACGCCGCAGGTCGGATTGCATCCCGACCGGCTGATCGCGGCCGCGGACGCCGCGCTGTACAACGCCAAGAAACTCGGCAAGGATCGCTACGCGATCCACGAGCCGAAGCTGGAACCGCTGCCTCCGTTCCTCGAGCCGGTGCGCAAGATCGCCTGA
- a CDS encoding peptidoglycan recognition protein family protein produces the protein MIHRLIGTTLLAAAVLPLHQASAQTLAPDLAEIAQRAGTPEIPGLSMVWLAPWGDRRKAPWRNIIVHQTEGPTGSARNGAREQAKTPTRRGVTLWVETDGTVYWAVPETVVTTHGDGANRNDNKYIDNKPTYRRVTRDNSIGIEFAGNYPDVTRPATEAQIAAWRILVRVLRARYDIPAERVYAHNWIDYKDSRYCEGCELAKLARDPAF, from the coding sequence ATGATCCATCGCCTGATCGGAACGACGCTGCTGGCCGCGGCGGTGTTGCCGTTGCACCAGGCCTCGGCGCAGACGCTTGCGCCGGATCTGGCGGAGATCGCGCAGCGCGCGGGCACGCCGGAGATTCCCGGCCTCAGCATGGTCTGGCTGGCGCCGTGGGGCGATCGTCGCAAGGCGCCGTGGCGCAACATCATCGTGCACCAGACCGAAGGCCCGACCGGATCGGCCCGCAACGGCGCGCGCGAACAGGCGAAGACCCCGACCCGGCGCGGCGTGACGCTCTGGGTCGAGACCGACGGCACGGTGTATTGGGCGGTGCCGGAAACCGTCGTCACCACCCATGGCGACGGCGCCAACCGCAACGACAACAAGTACATCGACAACAAGCCGACCTACCGTCGGGTCACCCGCGACAATTCGATCGGGATCGAGTTCGCCGGCAATTATCCGGACGTGACCAGGCCCGCCACCGAGGCGCAGATCGCGGCGTGGCGCATTCTCGTCCGTGTGCTGCGCGCGCGCTACGACATTCCGGCCGAGCGGGTCTATGCGCACAACTGGATCGACTACAAGGATTCGCGCTATTGCGAGGGCTGCGAACTCGCCAAGCTGGCGCGCGATCCGGCGTTCTGA
- a CDS encoding nickel transporter translates to MFAILGLGFLLGMQHALEVDHIAAVSTIAARRSGVRDIVKHGLTWGLGHTLTLFLFAGVAIVLGQAIPDHIATPLEGAVGFMLVGLGGHLLWRLWQDRVHAHVHQHGDGTRHIHLHSHADQRAAHDAPSAHIHAHGFRWRTLIVGLMHGMAGSAALLVLAVSQAQSPTQGLLYVALFGVGSMVGMGALSAAIAVPLVISARGLTAVNRGLQIAVGVLTIAIGLHTIQSTLLS, encoded by the coding sequence ATGTTCGCAATTCTGGGGTTGGGGTTTCTGCTGGGGATGCAGCATGCGCTCGAGGTCGATCATATCGCGGCGGTCTCGACGATCGCGGCGCGGCGCAGCGGCGTGCGCGACATCGTCAAGCACGGGCTGACCTGGGGGCTCGGCCACACGCTGACGCTGTTCCTGTTCGCCGGCGTCGCCATCGTGCTCGGCCAGGCGATCCCGGACCACATCGCCACCCCGCTGGAAGGCGCGGTCGGATTCATGCTGGTCGGCCTCGGCGGCCATCTGCTGTGGCGGCTGTGGCAGGACCGCGTCCACGCCCATGTGCATCAGCACGGCGACGGCACGCGCCACATTCATCTGCACAGCCACGCGGACCAGCGCGCCGCGCACGATGCGCCGAGCGCCCACATCCACGCGCACGGCTTCCGCTGGCGCACGCTGATCGTCGGGCTGATGCACGGCATGGCCGGCTCCGCGGCGCTGCTGGTGCTCGCGGTGTCGCAGGCGCAGAGCCCGACGCAGGGGCTGCTCTACGTGGCGCTGTTCGGCGTCGGCTCGATGGTCGGCATGGGCGCGCTGTCGGCCGCGATCGCGGTGCCGCTGGTGATCTCGGCGCGCGGTCTGACTGCCGTCAATCGCGGGCTGCAGATCGCGGTCGGCGTGCTGACCATCGCCATCGGGCTACACACGATCCAGTCGACGCTGTTGTCCTGA